From Triplophysa dalaica isolate WHDGS20190420 chromosome 16, ASM1584641v1, whole genome shotgun sequence:
gCTTAtatttgcaggtattattttggctctaacagcaacattacaaacTAACTAAAAGGTTGAAAACGCAATCGTGGGGCATGGgatctttaaatgtttataaatgttatattaactTATGAAACATGGTCATGCATTGTCAGGCATGAAGACTTTTAACAaacttgtaaaataataatatatatatatttttaataaatggatcaaataaataaaaaaacagatgtgAAAAGGATCAGAAGTATAATGGTCTTTTCAATCAGTCTGTTATTGTCACATCCAGACCCACCGTCACATAAAATCCCACGGCCGCACCTATAAAATATTCTGGCACGGTGGAGGAATGTAGCGGGTTTGTGATACAATGTAACTTATTTACAGTGAGTTGTCGCGTACTCAACTCACTGTCTGcctttttcagcattttcaaGAGGTATTTGCTCAAACCACTCACTCCCTGTCTGTGCATGACCAATTGCTTCATCTTCGCCAGGGGAAAGCTATACATGCTCACCTGGCGGCTTACGACAACAGTGTTGGTTTGGAAGCGCTCATACAGTTCTCAATCTGTGTTGCTTAAGGTCTCCCTCCCTACCCACCAGAGCTGCCCTTTACCATTCCTCCGCAAACCAGACCCCCCTCGAATCCTCCAGCACCCAAACCCATGCAGTTAGACAACTCACGCCTCTCCAAGGATGAAAGACAGGCCAGTATCTGTCTCCGGTTATGCATTTATTGTAGGGGTTCGGGCATTTCTTGGCAGCCCTGCAGAAAGATGAGTGCTAAATTCCTCTGCTCATTCCCCACCCTGCGCCAAATCAACCCTGTCACCTACTGTCTTCTATTACCCCCACATTACCGCATCTCACCATCCTTTCATGTATCCCTGTTCAAGCCTCAAACTGATACTATTCCATTTTCCTCCACAGATGCTGGTATAGAGGAGGTTCCCCCTTCTCCTATGAACGAGGTCCTAAAGAGATCTACTGGGTAGAGAACATGCTGAGCTCCAGATGGCCAGATAGAGTACCTGGTAGACTGGGATGGGTCCGGACCGGAAGAGAGATCATGGATCTTCCGTTCTGACATATTGGATCCGCTGTTAGTGAGAGACTTCCATGCTCCACACCTGGAATGTCCGGCTCATCGTCCCCGCAGCCGTCTTAGTCCTGTGATGTCCCCTGGACCGGACCGTGAAGGGCGGTACTGTCATGGTTTCCACGCAGCCTCGGAACACACCCTTTGCATCAGACGTCACCGCAAAGTTCCCAAGTTCACAGTCACCAGAGTTGACTCCATTTCCCAAAACCCCGTTTACCAGCCATTTACACTGATTGCACCCACACATGTTCCACACAACCCGGACTCTATTGATACCCACCATTGTGCCATTTGTGTTTGTCaggttttgcatttatttacatggATGCCATAAACTCTGAATTACTCACCTGTTACCCATTGTGGAGAAGTCTGTTTCTCCTGTGAAGTAAAGTCTGTTATGCGACCACTCACCACTGTGACCGGTGAGTCCGTGTTGTAACAGTTATCAAATATCTTAAGTAAACattaagaaaatgaaagaatgcagacatgtaaataaatgttaagtCAAACTGATTTGCTTATTTCACttgttaaaatgacacattCTTTTAAAAAGTCAATACATTATCCAAAAGCCCCACAAAGTAAATTGTGCagaaatttgtttaaattccATTTGAattttctcccaaattccattttttctatttttatttgttctggaTCTTTTCTAGAATAGGCAATGGTATTTACTGTCATGTTGTACTTATACTATAGCAGTACTTTaatatactacagtatactaAAATTGACTTTAGTTTGCTATAGTAACTAATACAGTGTCTGCTACAAGGGCTGTTCAATAAATTGAAATCGAATTACAATCGCGATGTAAAACGTTGTGATTAGCAAATATAGGAAATAAAGAGCGAGTCTGCTCCACAGCATAACCACCGTCTCTGTGACCGTCTTGAATTAGTGCACCGCTACATTGTTATTATACTATCCCatcattatttcatatttatctcACCGATCCCAAATACTTAAAACAATTCAATCAATCAATCTATGTAATATGTTAATATTCAAAAAGTAATCCGattcttattttattctttattctgatCTAACCATCTATTGCAGTGGCTCACATTTAAGCCAGCGACCCCTAATGTAAGAGCGACTATAACCCGCGACCCACACTACCAAAGCATACACCAACACAATCATCCCATGAAAGTcccatcttttttattttggtgtccagtttggtgaaaatgtcaCTGCCTGTACAAGTCCCCTCGAGTGTCGAGCAGAAGAACATATCCTCATGTAGTTCTTTATCAAATGTGTATCTGTTGAACACCAGCAATGAGCAGAATTAGACACATCAGCAGATTCATCGACCTgtagcaaatatttttttccataaatccTTTCAATCAATTGACTCTTAATGTAAATTGGGATATCAAGTACACAGCGAGCGATTGTGTCATTCGAAAATGGAACAGTCATAAGATCATTTGCTATTTTCTCTCCATACATGACCCGACACATGGCCACAGCAGCAGGCTTTATCAGGGTTTCATCGATTGTGTCTAAATCTACAAGTCATTGATGTGCTTTAGAACAAGTAAATGTAAGCAGATTGACGTTCATTGCTAGATGGTATTTGAGCTGATCCTACAAGCAACCTGTCTTCTTCCAAGGAATCAGATTTCAAGGCATTGAAAATGATTTAACTGCTAGTGGCCACTAGGGGCCCCCCAAGCCTGTGGGGCCCTACAAATTTGCGTGGTTTGCATAGTGGTTAACACTGCTGCTGCTTGTACCTGTTTTAGTTTCGTTTAATATGACAGTTTACAGCAACAAGAGTGCTCGTGCTATAATCCTTGACTGACAGTGCAGGTAATTGAGTGGTTGCAtagtaatgtaaaaataaaaccgCAACGCGCTGCTCTTTtcaaaaagacaacaaaaaagCCAGCGCAGTGTGCAGATGCGAGGGCCCCCTCccttatatatacagtataaacagtatatatacatacaaacaatatatatttatatttacctatTGTtgatctaaaacattttttatatataaaaaagtttttacattaATTATAGAGCACTTATTGCTTTGATAATAAGACAACATAATTAGCTATTAAAAGAGTAACCTTGGATGTATTAATCTGAAGAGAAACACTATATATTCAAATGAATTTGAACTGTGGCAATTCATCTCATCTTTGCAAAAACTATCTGATTGAGATTAATGGAGCTATAGAGAAAAACCCTACCataaaggggggggggggggtatgCTGGAAAGTATGCAAGTAGCAATTATGAAGAACATTTAGAAATTTAGAGatgtcaaaatgaaaaagtaaaaaagtttagCTTTTGTCTAGATGTTTCGGGACACCTTGGAACGTTTCAGATGCGATATGGTCCAAAGACCGCACTCTGAAAACCCCTGGTCTTGAAAGCAAGCACCAAAatctttactttttaataaattacattttaataattactaaattaattatttacttgATTTGCGGTCTCCTTGCATCTGTTGTGCCACTTGCTTTTTAGTGTAGATTATTAGATCAAaagtaatgtaatgttttcacatttttgtttttagtataATGATCCTGATATTTGTCAGTAGACAAAATAGAGAGAAAGTATATGCCATTTCAATTTTTCTATCTATTGCATCCTTCCCTCGCATCCTAAGATGTGATAGCGCCTGTGAAGAAATGAAGTATTATAGAGAAACAACTACATTTATATTACAAAGATCTTGACAACTAGATCAAGATCTGAGTCAAACAAAATAGTGTTCAAACAAAAACCAAAATAATGGCtgtgagtttgtttatttatcgcATTGCATTCTTACAAACTAAATTGGAAAATAAAAGCCCTAGTGAATTTGCATTGGATATAATGTGCagctttttttttcaaataaaacacaacagacaaaGCATTTTGTGGATTTAGACCTTGTCAGCAAAAACATTCTTTACGAATGAATGCCCAAGTACAACGCATACAGCACTTAACACTGGTGTACTGACTTTATACAAATCAACTCGGCTAAAAGAGACAATCTGTATGTATATTAAAGTTTCCCCATTGAAATCAATAATGTTTCAGACTTGACCTAATTGTTTTTATTCGACAGCCTGCAGGACCTATAACTTTTTTTGGCTGTGAATTAAAATCCTGACAAAGCAGTGAGACTGACCTGTTTATTGCAGAACTTGAttttagacttttttaaaactgaaacaagTCACATTATATCACTTGCATATCCAGTTATTTGATACAGATAGAGGTGAGAATATTTCACCACGCAACAGGTTTTATTCACTGTAAGTGTTCACAGTGTGGCAATACGCATTTAAGACTTTGTGTTTGTAGCAGATACAGTTTATGAGAAGGcatcaataaaaacatcagtTTATTGTAAAACACTACACATAAAACATGAGAACAACAAATTATGGTAATGTATGTTTGATGTAAATGGGTTCCAAGCAAGCACATCTGTCaactgaaatacatttttctctttaatgCAGTTAGAGGTgtggcctcatttataaaacgtgCGTAGGCACAAAtttgattttagagagttcaaACGCTAAAATCCATGGccacattcatatttataaaaatggtcTTGTCTGGGGCGCAATGTCAGGGTTTGAGCAGACATACGCACTTTTGCTTTTACAAGTGCTGCATGTTTTGGGAAATATAGCCATTCCTGCTTCGTGTAAAGGATTTATACATTGAAATGTGCaagattatttttgatttataGATTTCACATTTGAAAGAGAAGCGTACACACATTTTCAGTGCGTTCAGTACATTCATTACGAATCACACCtatactttgagaaatgataGTTAAATCAAATTTAGGTCGGTATCTACACACCATTTTATATATGAGGCCTCTAGAGAATATATCAATTTATATAAGTTTAAATGTTCTACACTTACATTTAGCAgtcacttttatccaaagcgactttgaAGGAGATTTTCTGCTTAATTTTGTTAAAAGATTAGACCACATTTATATTCAGGGACATTAGAATTAccaaaaatacagtaaaagaaaATAAGGATAAGTACTTATGAATGCACTAAGTCAATTACAGGTGCCCTTTTAGGGTTATAGTACCATGTGCATCAGCATGAGGACAAATcaataaagaagtacattataattgatctgCTAGAACATTACACAGGCAGTCCTTCATTTCACAAATACTGTAAACTTACGAACTCAGAAAACTTCTAACATCTTTCAAAAGAGGAACTGTGCATTTATATTTCTAGCTGACCGACAACACACATGCCTCCCattcaagagagagagaacttcCTTTTTCATTGCTCAAGTACTCTCATCATGTGATTCGAATCAACAACTGCTTGAATATACACAACACAACCTAACAATGGAAACATGAAATATGCctaaacaacaaacacaatcaaaacagACAACATAGTGTTTCTGTACCAACACTGTTACCAATGTAACAACTAAaggatcaaataaataaataaactcaaCACCTTGACAGAAGAAACttatttttaacagaacaaactACAACGACTGTACCTCAGACGGTTTGTTAGAGATGACTGGCAATGTGCTCATCTGccattgtgtattttttacatatCAGATTACAGGGTGagtcatatattttttataattattatataaacaaaaaaagaagaaatcttATTTAGTAGATTTATGCATTGCATCATTATTTTCACGACAGTTAAACACATTTTCCCCAAATATCCAATTCTGTAATGTAAACAATATCACATACTTATTAGCCTTGTACAGTGATAAATGTACCCGGTcctgacatttatgcattatttcTCATAACATAATTGGGAGTTCAACCCACcaaatttcttttcatttatttatcctcaaaatgacaaaagaagatattttgcaaaattccagttttgtgtccatacaattgaagtcattGAAGGGACAATGTTGTTGGGTCTACCAACGtaccttaaaatatcttctgtatgttgcagaagaaacaaaaagaTATGGGTTTAGAATCACACCATTTTTTTTCATGGAAGCATCCCATTAATGGATGAAAAATGACCCACAAATATGACCAAAAGCATTCTACTGATAGCAAAATATGTATCCATGTGAAGATGCATTTTGGAACAGGGTACAAATGGTATGCCATAACACAACGCTCCACACAAAACAGCAGAATGAAGAAGACAAGTCTTGCGTAGCCTGACCTTTCATACTGAAGAAAGAACAAATGTTGCTTTGAATGGCCGATGACGACCCAAGAGggcatatgactgacaggtggAAATGTAACAAAAGTAACAGACTCGTGATCGTTCACAAACGTGTCCAAAGTTAAGAACACAATTATGGGTTCATGCCATTACccctcacatacacacaaacaaaaattctgCGTTTTGCAGATCATGATGCGTTCTCTTTGTAACCACGACAGCTTACTTCTCGGAGCAGACTGCTTTGTGTTGTTAAAGAACACGACATGCACGTCTCCCAGAAATCTTAACCTATCAGAGGACGACTTCGAATCTGCTGAAGTTTTTCCAGTTAAGAGTTACAGAACACAGTTAAGACGAGCCAAATTACAAGCATTCAAGCTTTTGGCAGtagaaaaatatgttgtttgtaCCAGATGGAAGGAGGATTAAGTGTTTATAACATAACTTTACTCTTACATACGCATTACATAGGACCATAAATCTGTTACACTTGTAGCCAAGAGACACGCCTGGCTACAGTTGTGCCTGTACCTACACTTTAAGCCATCAAACATGTAAAGCATGAGAGAGTTTCGGTctttgaatataaaacaaaaaggctGAGGGCCAATTCAAGGCACCTCAACAGCAGGAAGAGCGAGCCACTTTACGGTTTCCATGGAGATCGATGGTACTACTCAACAGGGTGTGGTCTATCAGGTCCTCACCAGCCAGAACTTCCCGAACCGCCGCCTCAAAAGCAGACCCCACGTTGGTGTCGTCTTTTGCGCTGGTCTCAAAATATGGACAGCAGCCGTTTTCCTCACACCACGCCCTGGCTTCATCCTCCCCGACCACACGGTCCTCCTTGTCCACTTTGTTCCCGAGCACCACAAAGGGAAACCGCTCAGGGTCTCGTACATCTGAATAATACATGAACTCCTTCTTCCAGCAGCCCAGGTTCTGGAAGCTCTGCAGGTCGTCCACGGCAAACGTTAGCAGACAGCAGTCCGCCCCACGGTAGAAGGGCGTGCGCAGGCTCTTGAAGCGCTCCTGGCCTGCCGTGTCCCAAATCTGGAGGGTGACCAGCTTGCCGTCTATTTCAAGGTCGCGGTTGAGGAACTCCACGCCAATGGTGTGGAAGGACTGCGAGTCGAAGCGGTCGGTGACATAGCGGTTCATGAGAGAGCTTTTCCCCACACCACCATCCCCCAGCAGAATGACCTTCAGCAACAGGCTCTTCCCACTCATAACGGCCTCCAATATCACACGTGTTCACTGCAACCTAGACAACACAGATACAAGATAAAACACATACAAGATAACACAGATACAAGCATGTACTGTCCAGagggaaaaacacacacaataaaggATTTCTTTCAGGTTCAATCAGGAAAAGTTAGCGTTATACCAAAGGTTCTGTTAAGGAATACCAAGGTTTTAGCAAACAGTGTT
This genomic window contains:
- the rab9b gene encoding ras-related protein Rab-9B, translating into MSGKSLLLKVILLGDGGVGKSSLMNRYVTDRFDSQSFHTIGVEFLNRDLEIDGKLVTLQIWDTAGQERFKSLRTPFYRGADCCLLTFAVDDLQSFQNLGCWKKEFMYYSDVRDPERFPFVVLGNKVDKEDRVVGEDEARAWCEENGCCPYFETSAKDDTNVGSAFEAAVREVLAGEDLIDHTLLSSTIDLHGNRKVARSSCC